In Streptomyces nojiriensis, the sequence CGGCTTCGTCAGCACCCGCGGCTCCGCCCGTACCGCCTCGCGCGGGCCGGCGGGGCCGCGCTCACAGGGTGCCCCGGGCCAGCAGCTCCTCCACTATCCGTACGGCGTCCAGCGCGCCGCCCACCCGGAGGTTGTCGGTGGCCAGCCACAGCCAGAAGCCCTCGGGGGCGGTGGCCGAGACCCGGATGCGCCCCACGTGGAGCTGGTCCGGATCGCCCAGCGCCGCCGGGGTCGGGCCGCCGGGGTCGTGGACCACGACCTCGGGCAACGCCCGCAGCAGTGCCACCAGTTCGGCGCGGTCCACCGCCGAGCGGCACTGCACCCACACCGCCGCGCCGTGCCCGCTGACCATCGGGACCCGGACGCAGGTCGCCGTGACCTCGATGCCGGGCAGCCCCAGGACCTTACGGACCTCGTCGGCCACCTCCCGCTCCTGGAGGGTCGAGCCGTCCTCCAGGACGTCGCCGATGCCGGGCAGCACGTTGAAGGCCAGCGGGGGCGAGAACTGCGCCGAGGGCACGGTGGCCTGCGGGTCCTGCAGGACCGTGCGCGAGCCGTCCTGGAGCTCCTCGATACCGCCGTGGCCGGCGCCCGAGGCGCCCTGGTACGTACTGACGACGATCCGGCGGATCCCCCAGCGGCGCTCCACGTCCCGCAGCACGCGGACCACGGGCACCGCGGCGGCGCCGGGCACCGCGATCACTCCGCCCGCCGGACGGCGGCCCAGCTCGGCCGCGTTGAGCTGCGGGACGACCAGGGGGGTGCCCGGAGTCATCCGGAAGGCGGAGGTGCTGTCGATGGCCAGGGCGCCCTGGGCGACGGCGACCGGGACCCACTCCCTGCTGACCTGCTCGCCGGCGCAGAACAGGGCGGCGTCGACCGCGCCGAACGCGAACCGGTCGAGCGCGGTGACGCGCTGGTCGCGGCCGTCGACGCGGATCGTACGGCCGGCCGAGCGGGCGGAGGCCACCAGGTGCAGGCGCCGGTACGGCAGAGCGCGGTCCTCGATGAGTTCGAGCAGGGTTCCGCCCACCGCGCCGGTCGCTCCGACGACGGCGATGCGGGGGGCGGCGGGGTCGTCGACCTGGGGCATGGGCTTCTCGGATCCGCGGTGGGCAGGGAACACGGACGGCCGGCGGCCGTGCGGGCCGTCGGTTCCGGGACATGACCCTGTTCGAGTACGCGCCGGAAGCTCGGCATGGGGCGGTGTGCGCGATCGGCGCCGTTCCCATGATCCGCGCATCCGGGGCGCCCGGCAAAGAGCGGGCCGACGGGCATCTCCGATGGCTCCCATCAGCGGGAGCGATCGGTCGCGGGCGGTGCGGGCCCCCGGTGGGAGCAGGCCGCCGATGCGCTCCGGGCGTTACCGCAAGCGGCATCGGAATGTCCGAACGGGGCCATCGGATCTCCCCGGACAGCGGGCGTTGACCTGCAAGTTGGCTTGCCGAAGGCTGTGGCCGGTCCTGATCGACCGGGGAGATCGACCACCGGGGAACGCGGAGCGCCAGGAGGACGGGCGGCCGGGGTTCCGGACCGGAACACGCGAAACGGGGAGTTCATGCAGCAGGCCGTGAAGGTCGTCGGAATCGGGGGGTCCTCCCGACCTGGCTCCACCGCGGAGCTCGGGCTGCGGGTGGTGCTCGCGGAGGCCGCCCGGCTGGGCGCACAGGTCGCTCTCGTCAGCGGCGCCGACCTCGTCATGCCGCTCTACGACCCGCGCGTGGCGGCCTGCCCGCCCCAGGCGCGCCGGCTCCTCGACGAGGTGGCCTCGGCGGACGGCGTGGTGCTGGCGAGCCCCGCGTACCACGGCACGGTGTCCGGGCTCCTGAAGAACGCCCTGGACTACACCGAGGAGCTGCGCGGCGATCCCCGCCCGTACCTCTCGGAGCGGGCCGTCGGCTGCCTGTCCGTCGGGATGGGCTGGCAGGGCGCGGTGACCACGCTCGCCGCGCTCCGGGACATCGTGCACGCCCTGCGCGGCTGGACCACCCCGCTGGGCGTGGCGATCAACAGCGCGGCGGCAGGGTTCGGCGCCGACGGCGAGTGCTCCGACCCGCACATCCAGCAGCAGCTGACCGCGATGGCCGGCCAGGTCGTCGAGTTCGCGCAGGCGCGCCGGGCCCACCGGGCGCTGCGTGCGGACACGGTGCACGCCTGATGGGCGGCACCGGCGAAGGCCACTGTCCCGACGGCGGCACGGCCACGACGACACCGGCGCGCGTCCTCGGGACCGCCGCCGCCCCCACCACCTGGCTCCGCTGCTTCCACCCGAAGCCGGCGGCCCGGTACACCCTGGTCTGCTTCCCGCACGCGGGCGGGTCGGCCAGCTACTACTTCGACCTGTCGGCGGCGCTCGACCCGGACATCGAGATGCTGGTCGTCCAGTACCCGGGGCGCGAGAACCGGCTCTTCGAGGAGCCCGCGGGATCGGTGGCGGCGCTGGCGGACGGCGTCCACGAGGCGCTGCGCACCCGGCTGCCGCGGCGCCCGGCCTTCTTCGGGCACAGCATGGGCGGGCTCATCGGCTTCGAGGTCGCCCGGCGGCTGGAGTCGGCCGGGGGCACCGCTCCGCACCTCCTCGTCGCCTCGGCCAGTTCGGCGCCCTCGGTGCGTACGGACCGGCTGACCTCGGGCGGGGCCGGGTCCGAGCCCGGGCACGAGGCCGAACCCGAGCCCGACGACGCCGTGCTGGCCCGCATCATGGGCCTCGGCGGTACGAGCGACGGGGTGCGCCAGGACCCGGAGCTGCTGCAGCTCGTGCTTCCCGCCATCCGCGGCGACCTGCGCGCGCTGTCGGAGTACCGGGTCGACGCGGGCGCCGTGGTCGGCTGCCCGGTCACCGTGTTCGTCGCCGACGGCGACGTCGACGTGCCGCTCGCCGAGGCCGGCGCCTGGGGCGCCCACACGACGGCCACCGCCGACGTGCACGTCTTTGAGGGCGACCACTTCTACTTCAGCGGCAACCCGCCGAAATTCCTCGAACTGCTCCAGGACGCCGTGCGTCACTCTCACTCCGGGACACAACTCATATGACGGTCATGGGATTCGTGGAGGAGGAGCTCGCCCAGATGTGGGCCGAGATCCTCGGCGCCACCGACGTGGCGCTCGGCTCGCACTGGCAGGCACTCGGCGGGCGGCCGGAGACGGTACGCACCCTCGCCGACCGGATCGACGAGGAGCTCGGCGCCCGGGTCGAGCCCGAAGGGCTGCTCGACGCGGGCACCCTGGAGGGCATGTCCCGCCTGGTGCGCGGCGCCATGACGGCCGGGAAGGCGGGGGCGGCACCCGCGGCGGCCGGACCGGCGGGCCCGCGGGCCGGGGCGCGGCCGGAGCGGCCCGCACTGTCCTTCGCCCAGCAGCGGCTCTGGTTCATGCAGCAGATCGACCCCGACACCACGCTCTACAACGTACCGACCGTGCTGCGGCTGCGCGGCGCCCTCGACCACGGTCGGCTCGGCCGGGCGCTGACCGCGCTCGTCGCCCGGCACGAGGTGCTGCGCACGACCTACCGGGCGTCGTCCGGGGTGCCCCACCAAGCCGTCGCCGCCGCACCCGGGGAGTTCCCGCTCCCCACCACCGACCTGACCGCCGCGGCGGAGCCCGCGGCCGAGGCGGCCCGCATCGCCGCCGAGGTGGGCGCGTACGTCTTCGACCTCGCCGCCGACCTGCCGCTGCGGGCCCACCTGCTGCGGCTCGGCGCCGAGGACCACCACCTGGTGGTGACGTTCCACCACATCGCCATCGACGGCTGGTCCGTCGAGATCTTCTTCCGGGAGCTGGGCGAGCTCTACGGCGACCCGGGCACGGGCACGGGGTCGGGCACGGGGCCGGGCACGGGCGGCGAGCCCGCGCTGCAGTACGCCGACTACGCCGTCTGGCAGCGCGAGCGGCTCCAGGGCGACACCCTGGACGCCCTGACCG encodes:
- a CDS encoding aspartate-semialdehyde dehydrogenase produces the protein MPQVDDPAAPRIAVVGATGAVGGTLLELIEDRALPYRRLHLVASARSAGRTIRVDGRDQRVTALDRFAFGAVDAALFCAGEQVSREWVPVAVAQGALAIDSTSAFRMTPGTPLVVPQLNAAELGRRPAGGVIAVPGAAAVPVVRVLRDVERRWGIRRIVVSTYQGASGAGHGGIEELQDGSRTVLQDPQATVPSAQFSPPLAFNVLPGIGDVLEDGSTLQEREVADEVRKVLGLPGIEVTATCVRVPMVSGHGAAVWVQCRSAVDRAELVALLRALPEVVVHDPGGPTPAALGDPDQLHVGRIRVSATAPEGFWLWLATDNLRVGGALDAVRIVEELLARGTL
- a CDS encoding NADPH-dependent FMN reductase → MQQAVKVVGIGGSSRPGSTAELGLRVVLAEAARLGAQVALVSGADLVMPLYDPRVAACPPQARRLLDEVASADGVVLASPAYHGTVSGLLKNALDYTEELRGDPRPYLSERAVGCLSVGMGWQGAVTTLAALRDIVHALRGWTTPLGVAINSAAAGFGADGECSDPHIQQQLTAMAGQVVEFAQARRAHRALRADTVHA
- a CDS encoding thioesterase II family protein produces the protein MGGTGEGHCPDGGTATTTPARVLGTAAAPTTWLRCFHPKPAARYTLVCFPHAGGSASYYFDLSAALDPDIEMLVVQYPGRENRLFEEPAGSVAALADGVHEALRTRLPRRPAFFGHSMGGLIGFEVARRLESAGGTAPHLLVASASSAPSVRTDRLTSGGAGSEPGHEAEPEPDDAVLARIMGLGGTSDGVRQDPELLQLVLPAIRGDLRALSEYRVDAGAVVGCPVTVFVADGDVDVPLAEAGAWGAHTTATADVHVFEGDHFYFSGNPPKFLELLQDAVRHSHSGTQLI
- a CDS encoding condensation domain-containing protein; the encoded protein is MTVMGFVEEELAQMWAEILGATDVALGSHWQALGGRPETVRTLADRIDEELGARVEPEGLLDAGTLEGMSRLVRGAMTAGKAGAAPAAAGPAGPRAGARPERPALSFAQQRLWFMQQIDPDTTLYNVPTVLRLRGALDHGRLGRALTALVARHEVLRTTYRASSGVPHQAVAAAPGEFPLPTTDLTAAAEPAAEAARIAAEVGAYVFDLAADLPLRAHLLRLGAEDHHLVVTFHHIAIDGWSVEIFFRELGELYGDPGTGTGSGTGPGTGGEPALQYADYAVWQRERLQGDTLDALTAHWRSVLGDDPQALAVPTDHPRPRHRSFRGAVATRDLGPELTARLREFGRAERGTLNMTLLAGFQALLAGWSGTEDVTVGIPVAGRTRPELQELLGCLINMVPVRVGLGGDPAFRSLLARTRTALLDASAQQELPFDKLVEALVSRRSRDFLPVFRVMFSFLKEQSDPVFAGLEHCSLDLTGPQDTAKYDLSLYAQESGAGVALTLEYDTDLFGPETPAALLAAYEQTLHDAITFPDGPVLDLPAVRFRPSGTERNTHRDR